The Henckelia pumila isolate YLH828 chromosome 2, ASM3356847v2, whole genome shotgun sequence genome includes a window with the following:
- the LOC140882997 gene encoding NAC domain-containing protein 100-like, with amino-acid sequence MENDYRVGKRDDQMELPPGFRFHPTDEELITHYLSKKVLDSSFSCIAIGDVDMNKIEPWELPWRAKLGEKEWYFFCVRDKKYPTGLRTNRATVAGYWKATGKDKEIFRGKTLVGMKKTLVFYKGRAPRGEKSNWVTHEYRLEGKLSFDNFPKSAKNDWVISRVFHKTSGGKKVHISGLMRMNPKGDDSAPSTLPPLMDPSPFNENRKLVESGSNHVHCFSNLMVSQKGQESLANPFNNPMDSFSWGQLHAIQGGMGFQIPGSVPFQDPSILRSLLGNYRQNVGKEMVSLSQQTGLNIENSSVPSNLESAKKLFGDQEAPPSASVGAQDIDCIWSY; translated from the exons ATGGAAAACGATTATCGAGTTGGTAAGAGGGATGATCAGATGGAACTGCCTCCAGGATTTCGATTCCACCCGACCGACGAAGAGTTGATCACTCATTATTTGTCAAAGAAAGTTCTCGACAGCAGCTTCTCATGTATAGCTATTGGTGATGTTGACATGAACAAAATTGAGCCATGGGAATTGCCAT GGAGAGCCAAATTGGGTGAGAAGGAATGGTACTTTTTCTGCGTGAGGGACAAGAAGTACCCGACCGGATTAAGAACGAACCGGGCTACGGTTGCCGGTTACTGGAAAGCCACCGGAAAAGACAAGGAGATTTTCCGGGGGAAGACTCTCGTGGGGATGAAAAAGACTTTGGTTTTCTACAAGGGGAGAGCCCCTAGAGGAGAAAAATCCAATTGGGTTACTCATGAATATAGATTGGAGGGAAAACTATCCTTTGATAACTTTCCAAAATCTGctaag AATGACTGGGTGATTAGCCGAGTATTCCACAAGACTTCTGGTGGGAAGAAGGTCCATATATCAGGGCTAATGAGAATGAACCCGAAAGGGGATGATTCGGCTCCTTCGACTCTGCCACCATTGATGGATCCTTCACCGTTCAACGAAAACAGAAAGCTCGTCGAATCAGGATCGAACCACGTGCACTGCTTCTCCAATCTCATGGTCTCCCAGAAAGGCCAAGAAAGTTTGGCAAATCCTTTTAACAATCCCATGGATTCTTTCTCTTGGGGACAACTCCATGCCATTCAAGGGGGAATGGGCTTCCAAATCCCGGGCTCGGTCCCGTTTCAGGACCCATCGATTTTAAGGAGTTTGCTTGGGAACTATAGGCAGAATGTTGGGAAAGAAATGGTGAGTTTATCACAACAAACTGGATTGAACATTGAAAACTCATCAGTCCCGTCCAACCTCGAATCCGCGAAGAAATTGTTTGGAGATCAAGAAGCTCCTCCGTCTGCTTCAGTTGGAGCACAGGATATTGATTGCATTTGGAGCTACTGA